The genome window ATTTCCCCTTCCTTCTTAGGTAATACTGGTAACTTAGTAGGTCTCTCACggtcctcgtcttctgcCATTCTGGCCTCAAACCTCTGATTCCACTTCAGTGCCAACCCCCAATATATCACCCGTCGACTGTAATACACCCTTCCACTCGAAATCTCCACTGGTGGAGGCCATCACATCATCCATCCTGACCTTCTTACGCTGCGCATTCACAAATAACTCGAGATATAAATCTTCGAGTTCTAGCCAGTCCTTCTCCTTAAGATCCGCCCAGCGCTTTTTATGGGCGTACTTCTGATCCTTAAGGCGATCTAATACGCGGTCATTCATAAAAATGAATGCCTGCATGTCAGCGTGCATGGGCATAAGGCGATTTCGAGCTTTCGTgtatataaaactaataGCAGAGAAACTTCGTTCTGAGGGCACAGAGTTCGCAAGCGTGTTCATTACCTTCACGGCTCCTCTAGCCAGAATCGAGCCCTGGTTTGAGGAGGCACTGCCACGCCATTGCtggcttgaagccatcatcgTATACAGCGCTGTGCTTAATAAACAAGCCGTCTGGGCCGCCTGTACGCATTCGGAAGTGTGTGAATTCGGAAAGGGCACGGTGATATTCGTCGTAGTTTTTCAGCTGTTTCTGCAAATACTCTTGTACGCTCGCAAAGACGCTAGGCGGCAGTTTCGAATTTGGACCTGTTCTATCGGGTAGGAGAGCATCGGCCATCCAATGTATATCATACGTTTGCTTATCGAGCCGGCCTTGAATATAGCGTCAATATCGTCCCACGGAATATCAGGAAACTGATCACCCTCTCCCATCTCAGACCATTTACTTTTGATTTGCAGCCAGCGATTTACAACGTGGGCGATTCCCGCCCCATCAGCCTCGGAAGCATGTTGAAATTCGTTTATGGGTTTTAGCACAGCGATCGCAGCCTCTAGCTTTAGCCAGAAGCTGTTATGTTTGATGATTTGAATCGCTTTGGGCAGGAAAACGGGGCAATCTTGATATCGCAGCTTATCCTGTATATCTTTTCGAATAGACCAGTCTCTGGCAGGGTCTCGAGAACggaggagggagaagaaagaattgTACTGGGAACCCCAGCGtgtaattataatattcGGAACGAGCGAGTTAGTGTATCGATTTCTTACAGCTAACGATTTACCGGTGCCTTCTGATCAGCGCGCGAGTTACTCCGTTCCACCTTGTGCGTTGGCACATTCTTAATCCTTGCAATTGTAATTTAGACCGTGagaagaacttgagaaggGTGCTGACGTTATTACAGAGATCCTCAaagaatggaagaagaagtataTCTTTAATTAGAAGCTGAAGGCCGTGACAATCGTATAGAGAGAAGTTGATATGTGAGAGCTCTAGGAATCTCCCTAGGGAGCCGTGTACAGAGCGCATCGTGTTTTCGGTATCTCTACAGAGAGAATTGATTCTGGAGAGATCACTGCCGCACAGTTGCTGCATTTCTCCCCATatgttggaaaatccggggatcccccttcccctcaggattcagactattagtctgaaagtcctagatttagATTTCAAAGTCCTAAATAAAATCAcctagagatataaacctgagAAAAACTCTTATCTCAATAATAAACAACtaagtttaataaatatattttcacccagcactactgcgcaatataaacaacaccATATCAGCCTCACCCAATTCTCCGCTGTGTGCTGTTCGTCTCCTGTGTCCAAATGTTTTCCAGAAGGCTGGGCCGTCTGGTAGCTGTACCGAGATATTAACGATTCTGTGACCCGAGACATTATCGGAAGCGTTAAATATTATGTTGAACCATTCTGAGCTGGTAATTCGTTTAAAAACCTTGCCATAGAGTTCCTAATAGAAGCGGGGAAGAATTCTTATGATGGCGGCGCGGCTAGGAGGCTTCTAGCCAGGCTTAATGCGAGTGAAAAAATAACGCCAACGGCGGCTCTCGAAGAGGCTGAAGGGCCCACCGCCGGCGATTACAGCAGCGGCGGCACCATAGGCGTAACTGTGGCTCTCGTCCTGCGAGATATGCTGAATTCCGACCTCGGTTATCTTCTTTTGTATAGCTTCTGAATATGAGGGAAGATAGCCAGCGCTATCTTGAGCTTGACGCTCTTGTCGCTGCTTGGCTTGCTATTTCTCACACGCAGCAAGATGCTCTTTCGGCCTCCCAACAGAGGTCGCTGCAAAATCCTTTTGGCAGTGACGGCATCTGTATCGCTTGCTTTTCTTGGAGTTAGAGCAGCTGAGGTCGATAAACTGTCGCCAAACGAAGGCAGCGTTAGCTTGGGTGGGCGCCATCTTTTTGGCGATAGCTTCAATCGGGAGAGAATGGCAGTGTTAAGACAGTGTGGCTAAGGTGGTCCGACCTGCGGGTGGCTGGGACGTAGATACTATGTGAGGAGCTGTGCTCCTCTCAGACACATGCAACTTAGAactaacaacaacaaaatCAACCCTTTTTACTTCAGCACGTCGCTCATAGCCTCTCGAGGCAGGACTCTATTCTAGAAGAGAGCACATAAGGTCTGACCAAAGTCATGGACCATCTGCTAACAAAACAAGTCAAGTAAGAGACTTGGTAAGATTCCAAAATGGAAGCACTTGGCTGGATTAGAAGGGCACCGGGTCCCTCGGAACTCATAGCCTGGTCTTTAAGCCGGAGGATTTCGGTTGCAATGCGACAACTTGAGGTACCTTTTATTTGGGTTGTGGGTATTGGCAGGGTTGGGTTGACTTTAGGCATCGAGTACATGTCGGCTTTGTTTCGTTACATTATATGCATTTGCTTGCACTGATCCGAATGTCAACCAGACA of Fusarium oxysporum Fo47 chromosome I, complete sequence contains these proteins:
- a CDS encoding uncharacterized protein (expressed protein), whose protein sequence is MMASSQQWRGSASSNQGSILARGAVKVMNTLANSVPSERSFSAISFIYTKARNRLMPMHADMQAFIFMNDRVLDRLKDQKYAHKKRWADLKEKDWLELEDLYLELFVNAQRKKVRMDDVMASTSGDFEWKGVLQSTGDILGVGTEVESEV